In Aminobacterium sp. MB27-C1, a single genomic region encodes these proteins:
- a CDS encoding sulfide/dihydroorotate dehydrogenase-like FAD/NAD-binding protein — MYKIISKKLVVPKEFDIWVEAPRVARHVQPGQFVIIRTNPQGERIPLTVADFDREKGLIRMIFQIVGKTTAEFADMKEGDCLTDILGPLGMPSEIKNYGTVLMIGGGVGIAALFPIIRALKEAGNKVYTILGGRTKDLVIMKEECEKYSDELLITTDDGSAGMKGVVTDAMVELHNRGIKFDQSWAIGPSIMMKFSSLKAKELNIPIFVSLNPIMIDGTGMCGGCRVTIHDQIRFACVDGPEFDGWGVNWNEFMNRMRQYKDEEKMSLEKYKAEMGEE, encoded by the coding sequence GTGTACAAAATTATTTCCAAAAAGCTTGTCGTCCCCAAGGAATTCGACATTTGGGTAGAAGCTCCTAGAGTGGCACGACATGTTCAGCCGGGGCAGTTCGTCATCATCCGTACGAACCCCCAAGGAGAGCGTATTCCTCTCACTGTGGCCGACTTTGACCGTGAAAAAGGTCTTATCCGCATGATTTTCCAGATCGTTGGAAAGACAACTGCCGAGTTTGCCGACATGAAAGAGGGAGACTGTTTAACCGATATTCTTGGTCCCCTGGGAATGCCCAGCGAGATTAAAAATTACGGAACAGTATTAATGATCGGTGGTGGCGTTGGTATAGCCGCCCTTTTCCCAATTATCAGAGCTTTGAAAGAGGCCGGGAACAAAGTTTACACCATTCTTGGCGGACGAACAAAGGATCTTGTCATTATGAAGGAAGAATGCGAGAAGTACTCTGATGAGCTTCTCATCACCACTGATGACGGATCTGCCGGCATGAAGGGCGTTGTTACCGATGCTATGGTGGAGCTTCATAATCGCGGAATCAAATTCGATCAGTCATGGGCCATCGGTCCTTCCATTATGATGAAATTCTCCTCTTTGAAAGCCAAAGAGTTGAATATTCCCATTTTTGTTTCCTTAAACCCAATTATGATCGATGGAACAGGAATGTGCGGCGGCTGCCGAGTAACCATTCATGACCAGATCAGATTCGCGTGTGTTGACGGACCAGAGTTTGACGGATGGGGCGTAAACTGGAATGAGTTTATGAACCGTATGCGTCAGTACAAAGACGAAGAAAAAATGTCTCTGGAAAAATATAAAGCTGAAATGGGTGAAGAGTAA
- a CDS encoding glutaredoxin domain-containing protein — protein sequence MIKVYSTPTCPWCTKAKEYLTSKGVEFEVVDVSQDREAAMDMVKKTKQMGVPVVQFDDVYIVGFDRPAIDAELEKIGK from the coding sequence ATGATAAAAGTTTATTCAACACCCACGTGCCCCTGGTGCACCAAAGCCAAAGAATATCTTACTTCAAAAGGCGTGGAATTTGAAGTCGTTGATGTTTCCCAAGATAGAGAAGCAGCTATGGATATGGTTAAAAAGACGAAACAGATGGGCGTTCCTGTTGTTCAGTTCGATGATGTATATATAGTAGGATTTGACCGACCTGCCATAGATGCTGAACTTGAAAAAATAGGGAAGTAA
- a CDS encoding glucose-6-phosphate isomerase, which translates to MKGCLEFHYGAALGEPSAPEAVTFKNVRNLLPHLQKADSLLRSHQENGMEGAGWLLLPYESPSRILEIASHLASMSDVIQIGIGGSALGNLMLHNALLPPYWNDSAHNLSRPRFYMADNVDPEENKSIWDNVDPQNTALIVVSKSGTTAETMANFLFFWNKLKERLGAEEAAKRTVVITDPEKGVLRAFAQETGCFVLPIPKGVGGRYSVLSSVGLLSAASLGIDIESLLAGAREMSDFLAAAQNIEENPAWIISALAWLHAKRERNMLVFMPYIDRLSMLSEWFAQLWGESLGKEGRGSTPIKALGTIDQHSQLQLYTEGPDDKLFMFLNVQDVKDDFEIPKGDEKSLLPLSYLFGQSMHKLRSAEELSTASALVKAGCPVLWLQIPTLDPFYLGAVLFLLEYVTALTGLIMEINPFNQPGVEQGKRYTYGLMGREGFDEEKQEVNSFSKVLSSRIITVPFCEK; encoded by the coding sequence ATGAAAGGTTGTCTTGAATTCCATTATGGTGCAGCGCTGGGAGAGCCTTCGGCCCCGGAAGCTGTGACATTTAAAAATGTAAGAAATTTACTGCCTCATTTACAGAAGGCGGATTCTTTGTTGAGGAGTCACCAGGAAAATGGCATGGAAGGTGCAGGGTGGCTCCTTCTTCCTTATGAATCCCCTTCTCGGATTTTGGAAATTGCCTCTCATTTAGCTTCTATGAGTGACGTTATTCAAATTGGCATTGGAGGATCCGCTTTAGGAAACCTCATGCTTCATAATGCGCTTTTGCCCCCCTATTGGAACGATTCTGCTCATAATCTATCCAGACCTCGTTTTTATATGGCAGATAACGTAGATCCTGAAGAGAACAAGTCTATATGGGATAACGTAGACCCTCAGAATACAGCTCTGATTGTTGTAAGCAAATCAGGAACTACGGCAGAGACCATGGCCAACTTTCTTTTCTTCTGGAACAAGTTAAAAGAAAGACTAGGGGCGGAAGAGGCTGCAAAACGAACAGTAGTCATTACAGATCCCGAAAAGGGTGTTTTACGGGCCTTTGCCCAGGAGACAGGATGCTTTGTTCTCCCCATTCCCAAGGGAGTGGGCGGTCGTTATTCTGTCTTGTCTTCTGTGGGCCTTCTTTCTGCTGCGTCTCTTGGTATTGATATAGAAAGTCTTCTTGCGGGGGCGCGCGAGATGTCTGACTTTTTGGCTGCTGCCCAAAATATTGAAGAAAATCCTGCGTGGATTATATCTGCTCTGGCATGGCTTCACGCGAAACGTGAGCGAAATATGCTCGTCTTCATGCCCTATATCGACCGTCTCTCCATGTTGAGCGAATGGTTTGCCCAGCTGTGGGGTGAGAGTCTCGGCAAGGAAGGGCGCGGTTCCACTCCCATAAAAGCTTTGGGAACCATAGACCAGCATTCTCAACTGCAACTTTATACAGAGGGTCCTGATGATAAATTATTTATGTTTCTGAACGTTCAAGATGTGAAAGATGATTTTGAGATTCCTAAGGGGGATGAAAAAAGTCTTCTTCCCCTCTCATACCTTTTTGGTCAATCCATGCATAAGCTTCGCTCGGCAGAAGAGCTTTCTACGGCGTCGGCTCTGGTCAAGGCAGGTTGTCCAGTTCTCTGGTTGCAGATTCCTACTCTTGACCCATTCTATCTTGGAGCAGTTCTTTTCCTTTTGGAATATGTGACGGCCCTTACCGGTTTGATTATGGAGATCAATCCCTTCAATCAGCCGGGAGTGGAGCAGGGAAAGCGATATACCTATGGACTAATGGGAAGAGAGGGATTCGACGAAGAGAAACAGGAAGTGAACTCCTTTTCAAAAGTTCTTTCTTCCCGAATCATTACCGTGCCATTTTGCGAAAAGTGA